From Azospirillum baldaniorum, the proteins below share one genomic window:
- the treZ gene encoding malto-oligosyltrehalose trehalohydrolase, which translates to MPTAPKSNAFSSPIEGEALSLLQDKLLPGFLTGRRWYAAKDAGTPTVRIVDALPLPLASGSAQLCLLRVEAPGREPQLYQLPLVLNRDGQGDGGETDTADPFSIAGPDALPWPGSLRDGYGDEEVVRALLDGIHKGGENGGLRYGRSRAFDTVKGALDGGAPLRWTGVEQSNTSVRVGDAAILKGLRKLESGTHPELEVGRFLTEVANFRNTPALLGWVERTGDGEAATLCILQELVPEARDAWSHVTAELAKRVERFDDTVDDVALMTFMRRLGRRTAEMHRALATPGGGDAFTPEPVTPAMLRGWADGVRTLARRVLGQLREAAPQLNADLAPYAASLADSEATVMRQIETLTPPHGTFHAMRLHGDYHLGQVLAGKDDLFIVDFEGEPMRPLAERRAKHCILRDVAGMLRSITYAAAGARAALPDDLDETARGARTAWLNWWEGEAASAFVAGYREAIGDCPGWPADAATATQLLKLFLLEKALYEIGYELANRPDWLAIPLAGAIGILGADAGPEVADRASGPVGLAAPGATRIGEARAHAMPFGAQVQPDGSVRFTLWAPGTEQISLWLEDTQALLPMVRRADGWFEWTTAQAQAGTRYQFELPDGLRVPDPASRHQPDDVHGPSEVIDPTVFRWSDAAWTGRPWHETVLYELHVGTFTEEGTFRAAIDKLDHLVELGVTAIELLPVADFPGARNWGYDGVLPYAPDAAYGRPEDLKALVDAAHAKGLMVFLDVVYNHFGPDGNYLHAYAKAFFTDRHKTPWGDAINVDGPRNATVRDYFIHNALYWIEEFHMDGLRFDAVHAILDDSDKLFLQELAERVQDAVRCRRHVHLVLENDENEAHLLERHPEGDPRWHTAQWNDDLHHCLHVWASGEDAGYYADYAGDAAKLARAMAEGFAFQGHASSYRGGEARGEPSAHLPPTAFVTFIQNHDQIGNRAFGDRITRFSRPEAVRAASSLYLLGPGIPMLFMGEEWASDRPFPFFCDFADELAEAVRNGRREEFAKFPEFQDPKVRDRIPDPTAPETFQSAKLDWDDRETGEHGEWLDWYRRILAVRRKEIAPRLENAPGGAAAHEVIDGRGIRVSWRLGDGSRLHLLANLSDAPVTGMGEAVGRVLWTEGKGLDGGTMAPRSVLWTIEETTALDRLGERMGIETHYTGASGETIQASEGTIRALLAAMEVDADDPEEALAALERRELARPLPPVAVLRIDRPPFSVTVTLPEGSGTLRWTLTLEGGGDRSGEADFGDLPLVRKAGVGGQHFEVRRLDLGAAPAPGYHQLRLDVDGLRAEHPGLEMTVIAAPATCHLPAPLQMGERIWGLSVQLYALRCAGDWGIGDFGDLVNVAEMAAARGAGIVGLNPLHALFLDQPEQASPYSPASRLFLNPLYIDVLAVPELMGCAETRDRIADESFLGAVQAAGAAPLVDYAAVAALKLPVLERLFAHFQTDGSEERRRALAAFRAELGEGLERFCTFQALRERFAKDGTPDWRRWPEEYRDATSPAVRRFAEERRERIDFFVWLQWLADSQLQAAAERARERGMAVGFFRDLAVGADSGGAETWADPHVVVAQAHVGAPPDLFNPAGQDWGLPPFHPHALREGGYARFIELLRANMRHAGALRIDHAMALQHVYWIPEGHPPSEGAYVAYPMDDLLGILALESQRNRCLVVGEDLGTVPEGFRERMAEAGVLSYRVMFFEWTEDGGFRGPDDYPYAALATVGSHDLATLRGWWEGHDITLKEERGLYPAEGEAERQRDRRMAERARLLEALADAFLPLPASFGPDSPYSEALGHAVHAFLARTGSAIAMVQMDDLTAELEQVNLPGTVDQYPNWRRKLRLALEDMADCPQAGAIAAIMAAARPAAVADGKKDDNPLSPPGRGLG; encoded by the coding sequence TTGCCGACAGCGCCCAAATCGAACGCTTTTTCCAGCCCCATCGAGGGTGAGGCCCTGTCCCTGCTTCAGGACAAACTGCTTCCGGGCTTCCTGACCGGACGGCGCTGGTACGCCGCCAAGGACGCCGGCACGCCCACCGTGCGCATCGTCGATGCTCTGCCGCTTCCGCTGGCCTCCGGTTCCGCCCAGCTCTGCCTGCTGCGGGTGGAAGCACCGGGGCGCGAGCCGCAGCTCTACCAGCTTCCCCTGGTGCTCAACCGCGACGGCCAAGGCGACGGCGGCGAGACCGACACCGCCGATCCCTTCTCCATCGCCGGTCCGGATGCGCTCCCCTGGCCGGGCAGCCTGCGCGACGGCTACGGCGACGAGGAGGTGGTGCGAGCCCTGCTCGACGGCATCCACAAGGGCGGCGAGAACGGCGGCCTGCGCTATGGCCGCAGCCGCGCCTTCGACACCGTGAAAGGCGCGCTGGACGGCGGCGCCCCGCTGCGCTGGACCGGGGTGGAGCAATCCAACACCTCCGTCCGCGTCGGCGACGCGGCGATCCTGAAGGGGCTGCGCAAGCTGGAATCCGGGACCCATCCGGAGCTGGAGGTCGGGCGCTTCCTGACCGAGGTCGCCAACTTCCGCAACACCCCCGCCCTGCTCGGCTGGGTGGAGCGCACGGGCGACGGCGAGGCCGCCACCCTGTGCATCCTGCAGGAGCTTGTCCCCGAGGCCCGCGACGCCTGGAGCCACGTCACCGCCGAGTTGGCGAAGCGTGTCGAGCGCTTCGACGACACGGTGGACGACGTCGCCCTGATGACCTTCATGCGCCGGCTGGGCCGCCGCACGGCGGAGATGCACCGGGCGCTCGCCACCCCCGGCGGCGGCGACGCGTTCACACCGGAGCCGGTGACCCCCGCCATGCTGAGGGGCTGGGCGGACGGAGTGCGCACCCTTGCCCGCCGCGTTCTGGGCCAGCTGCGCGAGGCCGCCCCGCAACTGAACGCCGACCTCGCCCCTTACGCCGCGTCGCTGGCCGACAGCGAGGCGACGGTGATGCGCCAGATCGAGACGCTGACGCCGCCGCACGGCACCTTCCACGCCATGCGCCTGCACGGCGACTATCACCTGGGGCAGGTGCTGGCCGGCAAGGACGACCTGTTCATCGTCGATTTCGAGGGCGAGCCGATGCGCCCACTGGCCGAACGGCGGGCCAAGCATTGCATCCTGCGCGACGTGGCGGGGATGCTGCGCTCCATCACCTACGCCGCCGCCGGGGCGCGGGCCGCCCTGCCTGACGACCTGGACGAGACGGCGCGCGGCGCCCGCACCGCCTGGCTGAACTGGTGGGAGGGGGAAGCCGCATCCGCCTTCGTCGCCGGCTACCGCGAAGCCATCGGGGATTGCCCGGGCTGGCCCGCCGACGCGGCCACCGCCACGCAGCTTTTGAAACTCTTCCTTCTGGAGAAGGCGCTCTACGAAATCGGCTACGAGTTGGCGAACCGGCCCGACTGGCTGGCCATCCCGCTGGCCGGGGCCATCGGCATCCTGGGCGCCGACGCCGGGCCGGAGGTGGCCGACCGCGCGTCCGGCCCGGTCGGGCTGGCCGCCCCTGGGGCCACCCGCATCGGCGAGGCGCGCGCCCACGCCATGCCCTTCGGCGCTCAGGTGCAGCCCGACGGCTCCGTCCGCTTCACCCTGTGGGCGCCGGGGACCGAGCAGATCTCGCTGTGGTTGGAGGACACCCAGGCCCTTTTGCCCATGGTGCGGCGGGCCGACGGATGGTTCGAATGGACCACCGCCCAGGCCCAGGCGGGCACCCGCTACCAGTTCGAGCTTCCCGACGGGCTGCGCGTGCCCGACCCAGCCTCCCGCCACCAGCCCGACGACGTGCACGGGCCGAGCGAGGTGATCGACCCCACCGTCTTCCGCTGGTCCGACGCCGCCTGGACCGGGCGCCCCTGGCACGAGACGGTGCTGTACGAGCTTCACGTCGGCACCTTCACCGAGGAGGGCACCTTCCGCGCCGCCATCGACAAGCTCGACCACCTCGTGGAGCTGGGCGTCACCGCCATCGAGTTGCTGCCGGTGGCTGATTTCCCCGGCGCCCGCAACTGGGGCTATGACGGGGTGCTGCCCTACGCCCCGGACGCCGCCTATGGCCGCCCGGAGGACCTGAAGGCGCTGGTCGATGCCGCCCATGCCAAGGGGCTGATGGTCTTCCTCGACGTCGTCTACAACCATTTCGGGCCGGACGGGAACTACCTCCACGCCTACGCCAAGGCCTTCTTCACCGACCGGCACAAGACGCCCTGGGGCGACGCCATCAACGTGGACGGGCCACGCAACGCCACGGTGCGCGACTACTTCATCCACAACGCGCTCTATTGGATCGAGGAGTTCCACATGGACGGGCTGCGCTTCGACGCGGTCCACGCCATCCTCGACGACAGCGACAAGCTGTTCCTCCAGGAACTGGCCGAGCGCGTGCAGGACGCCGTGCGGTGCCGCCGCCACGTCCATCTCGTTCTGGAGAACGACGAGAACGAAGCCCACCTGCTGGAACGCCATCCGGAGGGCGACCCGCGCTGGCACACCGCGCAGTGGAACGACGACCTGCACCACTGCCTGCACGTCTGGGCCTCCGGCGAGGACGCCGGCTATTACGCCGACTACGCCGGCGACGCGGCGAAGCTGGCCCGCGCCATGGCCGAGGGCTTCGCCTTCCAGGGCCACGCCTCCTCCTACCGCGGCGGCGAGGCGCGCGGCGAGCCGTCGGCCCATCTGCCGCCGACCGCCTTCGTCACCTTCATCCAGAACCACGACCAGATCGGCAACCGCGCCTTCGGGGACCGCATCACCCGCTTCTCGCGGCCCGAAGCGGTGCGGGCGGCGAGTTCGCTCTATCTGCTGGGGCCGGGCATCCCGATGCTGTTCATGGGCGAGGAGTGGGCGTCCGATCGTCCCTTCCCCTTCTTCTGCGACTTCGCCGACGAGCTGGCCGAGGCGGTGCGCAATGGCCGTCGGGAGGAGTTCGCCAAGTTCCCCGAATTCCAGGACCCGAAGGTGCGCGACCGCATCCCCGACCCGACCGCGCCGGAAACCTTCCAGTCGGCCAAGCTCGACTGGGACGACCGCGAGACGGGCGAGCACGGGGAATGGCTGGACTGGTACCGCCGCATCCTGGCGGTGCGCCGCAAGGAGATCGCGCCGCGGCTGGAGAACGCGCCCGGCGGTGCCGCCGCCCACGAGGTGATCGACGGGCGGGGCATCCGTGTCTCTTGGCGGCTGGGCGACGGCAGCCGCCTGCATCTGCTCGCCAACCTGTCCGACGCCCCCGTGACGGGCATGGGCGAGGCCGTGGGCCGCGTCCTGTGGACCGAGGGCAAGGGCCTTGATGGCGGAACCATGGCGCCGCGGTCCGTCCTGTGGACCATCGAGGAGACGACGGCGCTCGACCGGCTTGGGGAGCGGATGGGGATCGAGACGCACTACACCGGCGCCTCGGGCGAGACCATCCAGGCGTCGGAGGGCACCATCCGCGCCCTGCTCGCCGCCATGGAGGTGGACGCCGACGACCCGGAGGAGGCGCTGGCGGCACTGGAGCGGCGCGAGTTGGCCCGCCCCCTGCCCCCGGTGGCGGTGCTGCGCATCGACCGTCCGCCCTTCTCCGTCACCGTCACCCTGCCGGAGGGCAGCGGGACGCTGCGCTGGACCCTGACGCTGGAGGGCGGGGGCGACCGCAGCGGCGAGGCCGATTTCGGCGACCTGCCGCTGGTCCGCAAGGCGGGCGTGGGTGGGCAACACTTCGAGGTGCGCCGCCTCGACCTCGGCGCGGCTCCGGCACCCGGCTACCACCAGCTGCGGCTGGACGTCGACGGCTTGCGGGCGGAGCATCCCGGCCTGGAGATGACGGTCATCGCCGCCCCCGCCACCTGCCATCTGCCCGCCCCGCTCCAGATGGGCGAGCGGATCTGGGGCCTGTCGGTGCAGCTCTACGCCCTGCGCTGCGCCGGGGATTGGGGGATCGGCGACTTCGGCGACCTCGTCAACGTCGCGGAGATGGCGGCGGCGCGCGGCGCGGGCATCGTCGGGCTGAATCCGCTGCACGCGCTGTTCCTCGACCAGCCCGAACAGGCCAGCCCCTACTCCCCGGCCAGCCGCCTGTTCCTCAATCCGCTCTACATCGATGTGCTGGCGGTGCCGGAACTGATGGGCTGCGCCGAGACCCGCGACCGGATCGCGGACGAGAGCTTCCTCGGCGCGGTGCAGGCGGCGGGGGCCGCCCCGCTGGTCGATTACGCCGCCGTCGCGGCGTTGAAGCTGCCGGTCCTGGAACGGCTGTTCGCCCATTTCCAGACCGATGGCAGCGAGGAGCGGCGTCGGGCACTCGCTGCCTTCCGGGCCGAGCTGGGCGAGGGGCTGGAGCGCTTCTGCACCTTCCAGGCCCTGCGCGAGCGCTTCGCCAAGGACGGCACGCCCGACTGGCGCCGCTGGCCGGAGGAGTATCGGGACGCCACCTCCCCCGCCGTCCGCCGCTTCGCCGAGGAGCGGCGGGAGCGCATCGACTTCTTCGTCTGGCTGCAATGGCTGGCCGACAGCCAGTTGCAGGCGGCGGCGGAGAGGGCGCGGGAGCGCGGCATGGCCGTCGGCTTCTTCCGCGACCTCGCGGTCGGGGCGGACAGCGGCGGAGCGGAGACCTGGGCCGACCCGCATGTGGTCGTCGCGCAGGCCCATGTCGGCGCCCCGCCCGACCTGTTCAACCCGGCCGGGCAGGACTGGGGCCTGCCGCCTTTCCACCCCCACGCGTTGCGCGAAGGCGGCTACGCCCGCTTCATCGAGCTTCTGCGCGCCAACATGCGCCACGCCGGGGCGCTGCGCATCGACCACGCCATGGCGCTCCAGCACGTCTACTGGATACCGGAGGGGCACCCGCCCTCCGAAGGGGCCTACGTCGCCTACCCGATGGACGACCTCCTCGGAATCCTGGCCCTGGAGAGCCAGCGCAACCGTTGCCTCGTGGTCGGCGAGGATCTGGGCACCGTGCCCGAGGGATTCCGCGAGCGCATGGCGGAGGCGGGTGTCCTGAGTTACCGGGTGATGTTCTTCGAATGGACCGAGGACGGCGGGTTCCGCGGCCCCGACGATTACCCCTACGCGGCGCTCGCCACGGTGGGCAGCCACGACCTCGCCACGCTGCGCGGCTGGTGGGAGGGGCACGACATCACGCTGAAGGAGGAGCGCGGCCTCTACCCCGCGGAGGGCGAGGCGGAGCGTCAGCGCGACCGCCGCATGGCCGAACGCGCCCGCCTGCTGGAGGCCCTGGCCGACGCCTTCCTGCCGCTGCCCGCCAGCTTCGGCCCCGACAGCCCCTACAGCGAGGCGCTGGGCCACGCGGTGCACGCCTTCCTCGCCCGCACCGGCTCGGCCATCGCCATGGTCCAGATGGACGACCTGACCGCCGAGCTGGAGCAGGTGAACCTGCCCGGCACCGTGGACCAGTACCCCAATTGGCGCCGCAAGCTGCGCCTCGCGCTGGAGGACATGGCCGACTGCCCGCAGGCCGGCGCCATCGCCGCCATCATGGCCGCCGCCCGGCCGGCCGCGGTGGCGGACGGGAAAAAGGACGATAACCCCCTCTCCCCTCCGGGGAGAGGGTTGGGGTGA